ATCGCCGCTCTGGTGAGGGAGATGATCCCCGATGTGATTGGCCTGCCCGTATCCCCTCGCGCGCTTTGGCTGCGCTCGTGGAAGTACATTCACGATGTAGGTGGGGCCGGTGTAACCACCCACGCCCTGTCCGCTTTGGATATCGCCTATTGGGATCTGCTCGCCAAGTCCCTTGACGTCTCTCTGTATGATCTGCTGGGCAAGGTGCGCGATCGTGTCCCGCTCTATGGGTCCGGCATCAATCTGAATCTATCGGCGGATGAGATTGTGGATCAGGTCAAGCGTTGGAAGGCCAAGGGATTCATCGCCGCCAAGGTCAAGGTGGGCAAACCCGACATCGAAGAGGATGTAGAGCGCCTGAAGGCCATCCAGGAGGCTGTGCCAGGCTTCCCC
The window above is part of the Bifidobacterium asteroides DSM 20089 genome. Proteins encoded here:
- a CDS encoding enolase C-terminal domain-like protein, whose amino-acid sequence is MSRQTMGSPARGSAIPGWCGATIAALVREMIPDVIGLPVSPRALWLRSWKYIHDVGGAGVTTHALSALDIAYWDLLAKSLDVSLYDLLGKVRDRVPLYGSGINLNLSADEIVDQVKRWKAKGFIAAKVKVGKPDIEEDVERLKAIQEAVPGFPNSGKE